From the genome of Nicotiana sylvestris chromosome 2, ASM39365v2, whole genome shotgun sequence, one region includes:
- the LOC104219295 gene encoding protein trichome birefringence-like 19 has product MNFQDLVLSLGKLQIRKKNATKIAPFVALAILFTLIPFYYPNKLSQFLSTSLGRPLRDKVSQKKEYLTSREEQQEKIIISSSEKDEKSLQTNLTKSDSYQAINDSTKKCDLFSGEWVPNPEGPYYTNMTCFQIQEHQNCMKYGRPDTGFLKWKWKPDDCELPIFDPRQFLELVRDKSLAFVGDSVARNHMQSLICLLSRVVYPVDVSNTTDLENKRWEYSDYNFNMSMFWSPYLVRAEKSDPNNIYQPFNLYLNEPDESWTTKIQSFDYVIISAGHWFFRPTMFYLNHSLIGCLFCSQANVSQLTSNFSYQKAFQTAFRAINSLENYKGVTFLRTFAPSHFEDGVWDKGGDCVRTVPFKRNEKVLDEYNLDFYKIQLQELEIAQKEGENRGLKFRLFDATQAMLLRADGHPSKYGHWQNPNVTVRKDCVHWCLPGPIDVWNDFLLQLLKREVTDP; this is encoded by the exons ATGAATTTCCAAGATCTTGTGCTTTCATTAGGAAAACTACAAATACGAAAGAAGAATGCTACAAAGATTGCTCCATTCGTTGCCCTCGCTATTTTGTTCACTCTCATCCCCTTTTATTATCCTAATAAACTCTCACAATTTCTTTCTACGTCTTTGGGACGGCCACTTCGAGATAAAGTATCGCAGAAAAAGGAATATTTGACCAGTAGAGAAGAACAACAGGAAAAAATCATCATATCATCATCAGAGAAAGATGAGAAAAGTCTACAAACTAATTTGACCAAAAGTGActcatatcaagcaataaatgataGTACTAAAAAGTGCGACTTATTCTCAGGGGAATGGGTACCAAATCCAGAAGGGCCATACTATACAAATATGACGTGCTTTCAaattcaagaacatcaaaattgcaTGAAATATGGGAGGCCTGATACTGGATTCTTGAAGTGGAAATGGAAACCAGATGATTGCGAGCTCCCAATATTTGATCCTCGTCAATTTCTGGAACTTGTTAGAGACAAATCTCTCGCCTTTGTTGGAGACTCTGTTGCAAGAAATCATATGCAATCATTGATATGCCTCTTGTCCAGG GTTGTATATCCGGTAGATGTTTCAAATACAACAGACCTTGAAAACAAACGCTGGGAATACAGTGATTACAACTTCAACATGTCCATGTTTTGGTCACCCTATTTGGTAAGAGCAGAAAAAAGCGATCCCAATAATATATATCAGCCCTTCAATTTGTATCTCAATGAACCAGACGAATCTTGGACGACCAAAATCCAAAGTTTCGATTATGTGATCATCTCTGCTGGCCACTGGTTCTTCCGTCCAACTATGTTTTACTTAAACCATAGTCTCATTGGCTGCCTATTCTGTTCACAAGCAAATGTTAGCCAATTGACATCAAATTTCAGCTACCAAAAGGCTTTTCAGACGGCTTTTCGGGCTATTAATAGCTTGGAAAATTACAAGGGAGTAACATTTTTGAGGACATTTGCACCATCCCATTTTGAAGATGGAGTTTGGGATAAAGGAGGAGATTGTGTAAGGACCGTGCCGTTTAAGAGGAATGAGAAGGTGTTggatgaatataacttggatttttaCAAGATTCAATTGCAAGAACTTGAGATTGCTcaaaaagaaggggaaaacagAGGTTTGAAGTTTAGGTTGTTTGATGCAACACAAGCTATGTTGTTGAGAGCAGATGGTCATCCTAGTAAATATGGCCATTGGCAAAATCCAAATGTTACTGTGCGTAAGGACTGTGTGCACTGGTGTTTGCCAGGACCTATTGATGTCTGGAATGATTTCTTACTACAACTGTTGAAAAGGGAGGTAACTGATCCGTAA